The Microcella flavibacter DNA segment TCCTCGGCAACCGCTCGAGCGGCCGCCAGGGCACGGCCCTCGCGCGCGCCGCGCTCGCCCGCGGCGCCGAGGTCACCCTCGTCGCCGCCCATCTCGAGGTGGATGCCCCCGCCGGGGCCGTCGTCGAGCACGTCGAGACCACGGCCGACCTCCTGGAGGCCATGACGCGCCTCGCTCCCGCCCACGACACGGTCATCATGGCCGCGGCCGTCGCCGACTTCCGCCCGCGCGAGGTCGCGGCGGGCAAGCTCAAGAAGAGCGACGACGACCGGGGCCTGACCCTCGAGCTGGAGCGCACGCCCGACGTGCTCGCCGCCCTCGCCGCGGCCCGCACGGCCGACCAGCGCATCGTGGGTTTCGCCGCCGAGACCGAGCAGGACGAGCGCGCGCTCGTCGCGCTCGCGGCGGGCAAGGCGCAGCGCAAGGGCGCCGACCTCATCGTCGTGAACCGGGTCGGCTGGAGCGAGGGCTTCGGGGCGACGACCAACAGCGTCATGATGGTGCGCGCCGACGGTAGCGTGGTCTCCGCAGCCTCGGGGGACAAGCTGTCGGTGGCGGACCGTATCCTCGACGCGATCGGCTGATCCGGCCCCGCTGCCACGCTCGACAACCGCTGCCCCGCCCGAGAACCGCACCACGCTCGACGCAGCACCGTTCACCACCGCCACGTTCGACACCGATGGGAATGCTCCGCCATGACCGATCTGCGCCTCTTCACCTCCGAATCGGTCACCGAGGGCCACCCCGACAAGATCTGCGACCAGGTCTCCGACTCGATCCTCGATGCGCTCCTCGCGGTCGACCCGCACGCGCGCGTCGCCGTCGAGACCCTCGTCACGACCGGGCTCGTGCACGTCGCGGGCGAGGTCTCGACGATCGGCTACGTCGACATCCCCGGCATCGTGCGCCGGCGCGTCACCGACATCGGCTACACCTCCTCCGACGTCTGGTTCGACGGCCGCTCCTGCGGCGTCTCGATCTCGATCGGCGGGCAGTCGCCCGACATCGCGCAGGGCGTCGACGCGGCCTACGAGTCGCGCGAGCAGGCCAGCGCCGACGCGGGCGACGTGCAGGGCGCGGGCGACCAGGGCATCATGTTCGGCTACGCCACGCGCGAGACGACGCAGCTCATGCCGCTGCCGATCTGGCTCGCGCACCGCCTGGCCGAGCGGCTCGCCGAGGTGCGCAAGACCGGCGTGCTCGACTACCTCGCGCCCGACGGCAAGACGCAGGTGACCGTGGGCTACGAGGGCCAGGTGCCGAAGACGATCGAGACGATCGTGCTCTCGACCCAGCACCTCGACTCGGTCACGACCGAGCAGCTGCGCGCCGAGGTCGAGCAGCAGGTGATCCGCCCCGTGCTCGAAGCGCACGGCTTCGCCGACCAGCGCCCGCGCATCCTCATCAACCCCACCGGCCGCTTCGTCATCGGCGGGCCGCAGGGCGACGCCGGCCTCACCGGCCGCAAGATCATCGTCGACACCTACGGCGGCGCCTCGCGGCACGGCGGCGGCGCCTTCTCGGGCAAGGACCCGTCGAAGGTCGACCGCTCCGCCGCCTACGCCATGCGCTGGGTCGCGAAGAACGCCGTCGCCGCCGGCCTCGCCGACCGGCTCGAGGTGCAGGTCGCCTACGCCATCGGCAAGGCCTCGCCCGTCGGGCTCTACGTCGAGACCTTCGGCACGCACCACGTGCCGGAGGCGCGCATCCAGTCCGCCATCCAGGAGGTCTTCGACCTGCGCCCCGGCGCGATCGTGCGCGACCTCGACCTGTTGCGCCCCATCTACGCGCGCACCTCGACCTACGGCCACTTCGGGCGCGAGCTGCCCGAGTTCACGTGGGAGCGCACCGACCGCGCCGACGACCTGCGCGCGGCGGCCGGCCTCTGAGCATTCCAGAGCGCGCCGCTCCGGCGCGCACCATGACCGACGCGGGCGTCGAGCCGGGCTCGGCCGTCGCGCGCGTGCTGCTCGACTCACCGCTGCCGCAGCTCGACCGCCTGTTCGACTACCGCATCCCCGCGCGCCTCCGCGCGGCCGCGATCCCCGGGGTGCGCGTCACCGTGCCGCTGCGCGCCGCCGGCCGGCAGGCGAGCGGCTACCTCGTCGAGGTGGTCGAGGAGCAGTCCTTCGAGGGCGTGCTGAGCGAGCTCGTCGACGTGGTCTCGGCGGCGCCCGTGCTGAGCCCCGACGTCTACCGGCTCATCCGCCGCGCGGCCGATCGCGCCGCGGGCACCGCGAGCGACCTCGCGCGTCTCGTCATCCCGACCCGGCAGGTGCGGGTGGAGAAGGCCTGGCTCGCCCGCCGCGAGGCCGAGGGCGCGACCCCCGCGGCGCCCGTCGTCGACGCCCCCGCGGTCGTCGGCTACGACCCGGCCGCGATCGAGGCGCTCCTCGACCCCGCCGCCCCCGGGCAGCGCCGCCGCATGGCCCTCGCCGCCATCCCCGAGCCCGCCCCGGTGCCCGACCCCGAGGCCCCCTCCGGGCAGCGCTGGATGCCCGCCGCGGCCCGCACGCTCGCCGAGCTCGCCGCCGCCACGCTCGCCCGCGGCCGCTCGGCCATCGTCAGCGTGCCCGACTACCGCGACCTCGAGAACGTCGCCGCAGCCCTCGCGGCGCTCGTCCCGGCCGACGGAGTCGCCCGCGTCGACGCCGGCCAGTCGAACCCCGACCGCTACCGCGGGTTCCTGCGGGCGCTCGAGCCCCGCCCCGTCATCGTGCTCGGCATGCGCACCGCCGTCGCCGCTCCCGCGCACGCGCTCGGCCTCATCGCCCTGTGGGACGACGGCGACGGCCTGCACGTCGAGCAGCACGCCCCGGGCGTGCACACCCGCGACCTCGCGCTGCTGCGGCAGGAGGACTCCGGCGCGGCGCTCGTGCTCGCCTCGCACGCGCGCACGACCGACGTGCAGCGCCTGGTCGAGGTGGGGTACGTCGACGAGCTCGCTCCGAGCCCCGCGCGTCGGCGGCGCATCACCCCCACGGCGCAGCTCACGAGCGCCGACGGGCCCGCGGCGCGGGCCCGCATCCCCTCGGCCGCCTGGCGCGCCGTCGCGGCCGCGCTCGAGGAGGGGCCCGTGCTCGTGCAGGTCGCCCGGCCCGGCTACGCCCCGCGGATCGCCTGCGCCGACTGCGGCGAGACCGCCCGCTGCACGGCCTGCCAGGGCCCGATCGCGCAGAAGCGCGCGGGCGCGACGCCCGCCTGCCAGTGGTGCGGGGCCCTCGCGGTCGAGTGGCGCTGCTCGCGCTGCGAGGGCGAGCGCTGGCGCACGGTCGGCAGCGGCTCCGGGCGCACGGCCGACGAGCTCGGCCGGGCCTTCCCGGGCGCGCGCATCATCGTCGCCGACGGCGAGGCCGGCGTGCAGCACGTCCCCGCCGGCCGCACCCTCGTCGTCGCGACGCGCGGGGCCGAGCCGGTCGCCGAGGGTGGCTACCGCGCCGTGCTGCTGCTCGACGGCGAGCGGATGCTCGCGCGCGAGAGCCTGCGCGTCGTCGAGGACTGCGTGCGCTGGTGGTGCACCGCGGCGGCCCTCGCCGCGCGCGACGCCCCGGTGATCCTGGTCGGCGTCGGGGGCTCCGTCGCCTCGGCCCTCGCGATGGGGCAGCCCGAGCGCATCGCGGCCGAGGAGCTCGCCGACCGGCGGCTGCTGCGGTTCCCGCCCGCGGTGCGCGTCGCCGCGATGGTGGGCGAGCCCGAGCAGGTCGCGCGGGCCTCCGCGGAGGTCGCCGCGCTCGAGAGCGTCGACGTGCTCGGCCCGGTCGAGCTCGACGAGGAGCGCGTCCGCGCGATCGTCCGTTTCGACTACGCCCGCGGCGCCGAGGTCGCCGAGACGCTCAAGGTCGCGCTCATCCGCTCGGCCACCGCGAAGCCCCGCCGCGTCGACGGCCGCCCGCCGCGCCGCCGCGCCCCCGGGCTGCGCGTGCGCTTCGACGACCACGAGCCCTTCGACGATCCCGCGGGCGGCCCGCCGTCGGCTTCGGCGCGCGCGGGCGGCGCCCCCGGCCAGGGGAGAATGGGGGGATGACCGCTCTGCGCCTCGTCGTCGCCGGCAGCCCCGCCGCCGCCGTCCCGACCCTCGACGCCCTCGCCGCGGGCCCGCACGAGATCGTGCGCGTCATCACGCGCCCGGCCTCGCCGCTCGGCCGCAAGCGCGTCATCACCCCGACCCCGGTGGCGCAGGCCGCCGAGCGCCACGGCATCCCCGTCGTCGAGGCCGCGCGCCTCGCCGACGTGCAGGAGGAGCTGCTCGCCCTTCAGGTCGACCTCGGCGTCATCGTCGCCTACGGCGGGCTCGTCCGCGCGCCGCTGCTGCAGTGGCCCCGCCTCGGCTGGATCAACCTGCACTTCTCGCTGCTGCCCGCCTGGCGGGGCGCCGCGCCCGTGCAGCGCGCGATCATGGCGGGGGAGGAGCGCACCGGGGCGACGGTGTTCCAGCTCACCGAGGGCCTCGACGAGGGCGACTGGTACGCCCGGCTCGAGGAGCCCATCGGCGCGCACCGCACCGCCGGCGCCCTGCTCAAGAGCCTCAGCGCCTCGGGTGCGGCGCTCACCGCGCGGGTCGTCGACGAGCTCGCCGCGGGCACCGCCGTCGCCCGACCCCAGGAGGGCGAGGTGACGCTCGCCCCGAAGCTCGTCCGCGACGACGCCCGCATCCGCTGGGACGCCCCCGTCGAATCGGTGCACGCCCGCGTGCGCGGCGTCACGCCCGAGCCGGGCGCCTTCACGATGATCGCGGGCACGGATGCCGTGCTCAAGGTCCACGAGGCGGCCCCCGCCCGCGAGGCCGCGCCGCTCCCGCCCGGCCGGCTCGCGATCGACGGCGGCCGCGCCCTCGTCGGCACGGCGTCGCAGGCCCTGGAGCTGCTGCGGGTGCAGCCCGCCGGCAAGCCCGCCATGCCCGCCGCCGACTGGGCGCGCGGCCTCGACGCCGCCGCGCTGCCGGTGCTCGCATGAGCCCCGCACCCCGCCGTCCCGGCCGCGCCGGCGGCGACCGGCGCGACGACCGGCGCAGCGCGCACCGCGACGGCGAGAGGAACGACGCCCGCGCCGCGCGCGACCCGCGCCGCCCCGCCGTGCGCGAGCAGGCGACGCCCCGGCGCATCGCGTACGACGTCGTGCACGCCGTCTCGGCGGAGGACGCCTACGCGAACCTCGTGCTGCCGCAGCGCCTGCGCCGGGCATCCCTTCACGGCGCCGACGCCGCCTTCGCCACGGAGCTCGCCTACGGCACCCTGCGCCGCCGCGGCTTCTACGACGCCGTCATCCGCGAGGCCTCGGGCCGCGAGCTCGACGCGATCGACCCCGGCGCGCTCGACCTGCTCTGCCTCGGCGCGCACCAGCTGCTCGCGATGAGCACCCCGGTGCACGCCGCCGTCGACGAGACGGTCGGGCTCACGCGCCCGCTCGGGCTGCAGCGCGCCACGGGCTTCGTCAACGCCGTCATGCGGCGCATCAGCGAGCGCACGCTCGAGGAGTGGACGGCGCTGCTGCTGCGCGGCGTCGACGACCCCGACGAGCGGCTCGCCATCACCACCGCCCATCCGCTCTGGGTGGTCGACGCGCTGCGCGCCGCCCTCGAGCGCGAGGGCCGCGGCGACGAGCTCGAGGCCCTGCTCGAGGCCGACAACGTGCCCGCGCGGGTGACCCTCGTCGCCCTGCCCGGCCTCGCGCGGCCCGGTGACATCGGCGCCGAGGTCGACGCGACGCCGTACTCGCCGTTCGGGCGGCGCGCGGCCTCCGGCGACCCGGGCGACGACCCCGCCGTCGCCGCCGGGCGCGTGCGCGTGCAGGACGAGGGCTCGCAGCTCGCCGCCCTCGCCCTCAGCCGCGCCCGCCCCGTCGCCGCGGGGGAGCGCTGGCTCGACCTCTGCGCGGGCCCCGGCGGCAAGGCCGCCCTGCTCGCCGCCGAGGCACGGCAGCACGGCGCGCACCTCACCGCCAACGAGGTCGTGCCCGCGCGAGCCGGTCTCGTGCGCCGCGCCCTGACCGCCGTCGACCCCGCGGTCGAGGTGCGCGTCGCCGACGGCCGCGAGATCGGCCGCACCGACCCGGCCGGCTTCGACCGCGTCCTGCTCGACGCGCCCTGCACGGGCCTCGGCGCCCTCCGCCGCCGCCCCGAGGCGCGCTGGCGCAAGCGCTCGGGCGACGTGCCCGAGCTCGCCGCGCTGCAGACGCAGCTGCTCGACGCCGCCCTCGACGCCCTCGCCCCCGGGGGAGTGCTCGCCTACGTCACCTGCTCGCCCCATCCCGACGAGACGACCGCGGTCGTCGACGCGGTGGTGGATGCCCGTTCCGACGTCGCCCGCATCGACACCGCCGCCGTGCTCGCCGGCGTCGTGCGCGAACCCCTCGACCTCGGAGACCTCGGCGGCGCCGTGCAGCTCTGGCCGCACCGCCACGGCACCGACGCCATGTTCATCCAGCTCCTGACGGTGCGGGCGGCGGGCGACGCGGCCGATCACCCCGGCGCCGCGACCGCTGCCGCGCCCGCCGATACCCTGGGCGCGTGAGCCAGCGCATCCACCCGAGCATCCTGTCGGCCGACTTCGTCAACCTCGAGCAGGAGGTCGCCCGCATCGGCTCCGCCGACGCCGTGCACGTCGACGTCATGGACAACCACTTCGTGCC contains these protein-coding regions:
- the metK gene encoding methionine adenosyltransferase → MTDLRLFTSESVTEGHPDKICDQVSDSILDALLAVDPHARVAVETLVTTGLVHVAGEVSTIGYVDIPGIVRRRVTDIGYTSSDVWFDGRSCGVSISIGGQSPDIAQGVDAAYESREQASADAGDVQGAGDQGIMFGYATRETTQLMPLPIWLAHRLAERLAEVRKTGVLDYLAPDGKTQVTVGYEGQVPKTIETIVLSTQHLDSVTTEQLRAEVEQQVIRPVLEAHGFADQRPRILINPTGRFVIGGPQGDAGLTGRKIIVDTYGGASRHGGGAFSGKDPSKVDRSAAYAMRWVAKNAVAAGLADRLEVQVAYAIGKASPVGLYVETFGTHHVPEARIQSAIQEVFDLRPGAIVRDLDLLRPIYARTSTYGHFGRELPEFTWERTDRADDLRAAAGL
- a CDS encoding RsmB/NOP family class I SAM-dependent RNA methyltransferase yields the protein MSPAPRRPGRAGGDRRDDRRSAHRDGERNDARAARDPRRPAVREQATPRRIAYDVVHAVSAEDAYANLVLPQRLRRASLHGADAAFATELAYGTLRRRGFYDAVIREASGRELDAIDPGALDLLCLGAHQLLAMSTPVHAAVDETVGLTRPLGLQRATGFVNAVMRRISERTLEEWTALLLRGVDDPDERLAITTAHPLWVVDALRAALEREGRGDELEALLEADNVPARVTLVALPGLARPGDIGAEVDATPYSPFGRRAASGDPGDDPAVAAGRVRVQDEGSQLAALALSRARPVAAGERWLDLCAGPGGKAALLAAEARQHGAHLTANEVVPARAGLVRRALTAVDPAVEVRVADGREIGRTDPAGFDRVLLDAPCTGLGALRRRPEARWRKRSGDVPELAALQTQLLDAALDALAPGGVLAYVTCSPHPDETTAVVDAVVDARSDVARIDTAAVLAGVVREPLDLGDLGGAVQLWPHRHGTDAMFIQLLTVRAAGDAADHPGAATAAAPADTLGA
- a CDS encoding methionyl-tRNA formyltransferase, which gives rise to MRLVVAGSPAAAVPTLDALAAGPHEIVRVITRPASPLGRKRVITPTPVAQAAERHGIPVVEAARLADVQEELLALQVDLGVIVAYGGLVRAPLLQWPRLGWINLHFSLLPAWRGAAPVQRAIMAGEERTGATVFQLTEGLDEGDWYARLEEPIGAHRTAGALLKSLSASGAALTARVVDELAAGTAVARPQEGEVTLAPKLVRDDARIRWDAPVESVHARVRGVTPEPGAFTMIAGTDAVLKVHEAAPAREAAPLPPGRLAIDGGRALVGTASQALELLRVQPAGKPAMPAADWARGLDAAALPVLA
- a CDS encoding primosomal protein N' family DNA-binding protein, producing the protein MTDAGVEPGSAVARVLLDSPLPQLDRLFDYRIPARLRAAAIPGVRVTVPLRAAGRQASGYLVEVVEEQSFEGVLSELVDVVSAAPVLSPDVYRLIRRAADRAAGTASDLARLVIPTRQVRVEKAWLARREAEGATPAAPVVDAPAVVGYDPAAIEALLDPAAPGQRRRMALAAIPEPAPVPDPEAPSGQRWMPAAARTLAELAAATLARGRSAIVSVPDYRDLENVAAALAALVPADGVARVDAGQSNPDRYRGFLRALEPRPVIVLGMRTAVAAPAHALGLIALWDDGDGLHVEQHAPGVHTRDLALLRQEDSGAALVLASHARTTDVQRLVEVGYVDELAPSPARRRRITPTAQLTSADGPAARARIPSAAWRAVAAALEEGPVLVQVARPGYAPRIACADCGETARCTACQGPIAQKRAGATPACQWCGALAVEWRCSRCEGERWRTVGSGSGRTADELGRAFPGARIIVADGEAGVQHVPAGRTLVVATRGAEPVAEGGYRAVLLLDGERMLARESLRVVEDCVRWWCTAAALAARDAPVILVGVGGSVASALAMGQPERIAAEELADRRLLRFPPAVRVAAMVGEPEQVARASAEVAALESVDVLGPVELDEERVRAIVRFDYARGAEVAETLKVALIRSATAKPRRVDGRPPRRRAPGLRVRFDDHEPFDDPAGGPPSASARAGGAPGQGRMGG